A genomic region of Leptospira mtsangambouensis contains the following coding sequences:
- a CDS encoding phosphoglycerate kinase, whose translation MKLPLLEEQNLKGKRVFVRVDFNVPVENGKATDKTRIEKTLPTLELLISKGAKIILGSHLGRPKGGPEAKYSMKPVFDVLSTLVKTKVSFSDSVIGANVVKMSNELGEGEILLLENLRFHKEEEENEAGFCKELAKLADVYVNDAFGTAHRAHASTEGVAHLLPAFAGLLMRKEIEVLSGLLAKPERPFVAIVGGSKVSSKFAILKNLLEKVDHLLIGGGMAYTFLKSRAVPVGKSLVEPDFESQAFQLIDRAGIQGVDLQIPVDHIIADNFDPNAKTKSVDKMGILDGWMGMDIGPKTVDNYIKAIKEAKTILWNGPMGVFEMDKFSKGTIEIAKAISKSKAKTVVGGGDSIAAVNKAGVADKITHISTGGGASLEFLEGRTLPGVECLLPKEGK comes from the coding sequence ATGAAATTACCTCTTCTTGAAGAACAAAATCTAAAAGGAAAACGAGTCTTTGTTCGTGTGGACTTCAATGTCCCTGTGGAAAACGGAAAAGCCACGGACAAAACTCGGATCGAAAAAACCCTCCCTACTTTGGAATTACTCATTTCCAAAGGGGCAAAGATCATTCTGGGAAGTCACTTAGGTCGCCCGAAAGGTGGACCTGAGGCAAAGTACTCCATGAAACCTGTGTTTGATGTTCTTTCTACACTCGTCAAAACCAAAGTCAGTTTTTCTGACTCTGTGATTGGTGCAAACGTGGTCAAAATGTCGAATGAACTTGGGGAAGGTGAAATCCTACTTTTAGAAAACCTTCGTTTCCATAAGGAAGAAGAGGAAAATGAGGCCGGTTTCTGTAAGGAACTGGCCAAGTTAGCTGATGTCTATGTCAACGATGCTTTTGGAACCGCACACCGTGCGCATGCCTCCACAGAAGGTGTGGCCCACCTGCTCCCTGCGTTTGCAGGACTTCTGATGCGTAAAGAAATTGAAGTCTTAAGTGGCCTTCTTGCCAAACCAGAACGTCCTTTTGTGGCGATTGTGGGTGGATCCAAAGTCAGTTCCAAATTTGCAATTTTAAAGAACCTTCTCGAGAAGGTAGACCACCTACTCATCGGTGGGGGGATGGCTTATACCTTCCTCAAATCCAGAGCGGTTCCCGTAGGTAAGTCCCTTGTGGAACCAGACTTTGAATCCCAAGCCTTCCAACTGATTGACAGAGCCGGAATCCAAGGGGTAGACCTCCAAATTCCCGTGGACCATATCATTGCCGATAATTTTGATCCCAATGCCAAAACCAAGTCTGTGGATAAAATGGGAATCTTGGATGGTTGGATGGGGATGGACATTGGCCCAAAAACCGTAGATAATTACATCAAAGCGATTAAAGAAGCCAAAACCATTCTTTGGAATGGGCCGATGGGTGTGTTTGAGATGGACAAATTCTCAAAAGGAACCATTGAGATTGCCAAAGCCATTAGTAAATCCAAAGCAAAAACCGTTGTCGGCGGAGGTGATTCCATCGCTGCCGTGAACAAAGCGGGTGTGGCAGACAAAATCACTCATATTTCCACTGGTGGTGGTGCTTCCCTAGAATTTTTAGAAGGACGCACACTCCCTGGTGTGGAATGTTTACTCCCTAAGGAAGGAAAATAA
- the lepB gene encoding signal peptidase I, which produces MSKSKNKVPFKTRLLAFAIPLVVGLVAAVVFKYYVITPVHIPNQFMEPTLKKGSTAYFNRWFRAKQLGIGDVVLVHSPLDPDSVLIARIVGKPGDTIYVQKRMVFRNGTLLDPASFPESSSNDIPMIPPGKTESDDMPKVTVPEKSFFLLADNRELGVDSRTLGVIQESHVIATLW; this is translated from the coding sequence ATGTCTAAATCCAAAAACAAAGTTCCTTTCAAAACAAGACTACTTGCATTTGCCATCCCTCTTGTTGTAGGCCTCGTCGCTGCAGTTGTCTTCAAATACTATGTAATCACTCCTGTCCACATTCCAAACCAGTTTATGGAACCTACATTAAAAAAAGGTTCCACTGCTTATTTTAATCGATGGTTTCGTGCCAAACAATTGGGGATTGGGGATGTGGTTCTTGTCCATTCGCCTCTTGACCCGGACTCGGTTCTTATCGCAAGGATCGTTGGCAAACCAGGAGATACGATCTATGTCCAAAAGCGAATGGTATTTCGCAATGGCACTCTTCTCGATCCGGCAAGTTTTCCAGAATCTTCATCAAACGATATTCCGATGATCCCTCCTGGTAAAACAGAATCGGATGATATGCCAAAAGTGACGGTTCCAGAAAAATCCTTTTTCCTTCTTGCTGACAACAGAGAACTCGGAGTGGATTCTCGAACTTTAGGTGTCATCCAAGAAAGTCATGTCATTGCTACCTTATGGTAA
- a CDS encoding LIC_12096 family protein — translation MEHLPKYRLLLLLSFFSLNVSLFAESDISEKENRLDKEILSLYREIAKARELLSYEKLTSLPSNTTISFIGNYPNRTGLRIRKYKVDPDPQNKNRIKHSEEKSILLEFNGSVLSKVEVQVVTEDTEIEQKTKTKITDTSPLDTSLNDMVISFSGLDGTDSFPLSSLRNDDIKQERNDFKKDFYIKFLLDFHSQLASISALQKTGGNKSQKSMFKQLNQSLGY, via the coding sequence ATGGAACACCTTCCGAAGTACCGGCTCCTACTACTCCTTAGTTTTTTCTCACTGAATGTCAGCCTTTTTGCAGAGTCTGACATTTCTGAAAAAGAAAATCGTTTAGACAAGGAAATCCTTAGCCTTTACCGAGAAATCGCTAAAGCTAGGGAGTTGTTGTCTTACGAAAAACTCACATCACTTCCATCCAATACAACGATTAGTTTTATTGGGAATTATCCCAACAGAACTGGGTTACGCATTCGAAAATACAAAGTGGACCCAGACCCACAAAACAAAAATCGAATCAAACATTCGGAAGAAAAATCTATTCTCCTAGAATTCAATGGATCTGTTCTTTCGAAAGTAGAAGTGCAAGTAGTCACAGAAGACACCGAAATTGAACAAAAAACAAAAACAAAAATAACTGATACCTCACCTCTTGACACTTCCTTAAACGATATGGTGATTAGTTTTTCTGGCCTGGATGGAACCGATAGTTTCCCACTTTCTTCCCTTCGTAATGATGATATCAAACAGGAAAGAAACGATTTCAAAAAAGATTTTTATATCAAATTCCTTTTGGATTTTCATAGCCAGTTGGCATCTATCTCCGCCTTACAAAAAACAGGTGGGAATAAAAGCCAAAAATCAATGTTTAAACAACTGAACCAGTCCTTAGGGTATTAG
- a CDS encoding LIC_12097 family sensor histidine kinase, with protein sequence MSENSQNKDTSSVEKVAEKARELEAIYDVVQDPLVLIDSDFQIQRANLATILFAKNNKYDELLDRKCYEVLYQRTDICPYCPKINVKSKEKNQTYSTPITREIFFRSEDKKQTLLLEFYPYPKQEDLFWMVEKISDVTKQRDKEEESFRMRNLASLGILISGIAHELNNPLTGISLTLQNLKANWQNQPPEQIEKRLDMIKNDVSRAAIIVSDIISFAKTDKVKVTLGDIVETINRAKDTVIRLYPHLSKNIVWRISCDHDYQFPFHPGKMERLFMNLFRNSLQAFDYRPGEISIEIRKTKNWLHIIVEDNAGGIPDSIIQKIFDPFFTSNKSGTGTGLGLSICHSIVKEHDGNISVKSSEQKTRFTISFPLTNDITEQNP encoded by the coding sequence TTGTCTGAGAATTCACAAAACAAAGATACATCCTCAGTTGAAAAAGTTGCGGAAAAAGCACGCGAACTTGAAGCGATTTATGATGTAGTACAAGATCCTCTTGTGCTAATCGATTCCGATTTCCAAATCCAAAGAGCCAATCTTGCTACTATCCTCTTTGCCAAAAACAACAAATACGATGAACTACTGGATCGTAAATGTTACGAAGTTTTATACCAAAGAACAGACATTTGTCCTTATTGCCCAAAAATCAATGTAAAGTCAAAAGAAAAGAATCAAACCTACTCGACTCCCATCACTCGTGAGATTTTTTTCCGTTCGGAAGATAAAAAACAAACTCTGCTTTTGGAATTTTATCCCTACCCCAAACAAGAAGATCTTTTTTGGATGGTAGAAAAAATTTCAGATGTCACCAAACAAAGAGACAAAGAAGAAGAGTCGTTTCGGATGCGTAACCTTGCTTCTCTTGGAATTTTAATTTCTGGAATCGCTCACGAGTTAAATAATCCACTAACAGGGATTAGCCTTACGCTCCAAAACTTAAAAGCAAACTGGCAAAACCAACCGCCAGAACAAATTGAAAAACGTTTAGATATGATTAAAAACGATGTATCCCGGGCAGCCATCATTGTTTCCGATATCATTTCTTTTGCAAAAACGGATAAAGTAAAAGTCACACTGGGAGATATTGTCGAAACCATCAACCGTGCCAAAGATACAGTGATTCGTTTGTATCCCCATTTAAGTAAAAACATTGTTTGGCGAATCTCTTGCGACCATGACTATCAGTTTCCATTCCATCCAGGAAAAATGGAACGTTTGTTTATGAATTTATTCAGAAACTCACTCCAAGCCTTCGACTATAGACCGGGAGAAATTTCCATTGAAATCAGAAAAACAAAAAACTGGTTACATATCATAGTGGAAGATAACGCAGGAGGAATCCCAGATTCCATCATCCAAAAAATCTTTGATCCATTTTTTACAAGCAATAAATCGGGAACGGGAACGGGACTAGGTTTATCCATTTGTCACTCCATAGTCAAAGAACATGACGGAAATATATCCGTAAAATCTAGTGAACAAAAAACACGATTTACGATTTCCTTCCCTCTCACAAACGATATCACGGAGCAAAATCCATGA
- a CDS encoding DUF2157 domain-containing protein, whose product MSLLPYGKKDLKGWIHFIESSLLIIGSALLLSGIFFIVAFNWNLLDRFTKLGIIYFLNFVFYLISFFIRKKEFLFEIGLTILFFLTGSALLVFGQIYQTGADVYDLFLGWTVFTFLLVPISRSGVVAGFWMVLISSTVYLYSIQVTTEKENHFLFASAAVFFGFLCTILDWQNTEFYSEKTKSFLSALGIFFALGFLNLIHWNLFRIHSEFTTTLTYGFFQILFPLLFYGFLYVYYRWFRFRHLNLSLILLFGLGQVLLKTADIFGIWAYGSAVNFLLFALLITIYTVWAVSHLKHLRRTNATEERIS is encoded by the coding sequence ATGTCATTGCTACCTTATGGTAAAAAGGATTTAAAAGGTTGGATTCATTTTATTGAATCCTCTCTACTCATCATTGGGTCTGCCCTTCTACTTTCTGGAATCTTTTTCATAGTTGCATTCAACTGGAACCTACTAGATCGCTTCACAAAACTAGGAATCATTTATTTTCTCAACTTTGTATTTTATCTTATTTCCTTTTTTATCCGTAAAAAAGAATTTCTTTTCGAAATTGGGCTCACCATTCTATTTTTTCTAACAGGCTCCGCCTTACTTGTGTTTGGACAAATTTACCAAACAGGGGCCGATGTTTATGATCTTTTTTTGGGTTGGACGGTCTTTACCTTTCTCTTGGTACCGATTTCTCGGTCCGGTGTGGTTGCCGGATTCTGGATGGTCCTAATATCATCAACTGTATACTTGTATTCAATTCAAGTCACAACAGAAAAAGAAAATCACTTTCTATTCGCTTCCGCAGCAGTTTTTTTTGGCTTTCTATGCACCATACTTGATTGGCAAAACACAGAGTTTTATTCGGAAAAAACAAAATCCTTTTTATCAGCTTTAGGAATCTTTTTTGCACTTGGTTTTTTGAATTTAATCCATTGGAACTTATTTAGAATTCATTCCGAATTCACGACCACCTTAACTTATGGATTTTTTCAGATTTTATTCCCTCTACTTTTTTATGGTTTTCTTTATGTTTATTACCGGTGGTTTCGATTTCGTCATTTAAACTTAAGTTTGATTTTACTCTTTGGGTTAGGCCAAGTCCTTTTGAAAACTGCAGATATATTTGGAATTTGGGCTTATGGTTCTGCGGTAAATTTTTTGCTCTTTGCACTTTTGATCACCATTTATACCGTTTGGGCTGTGTCTCACCTAAAACATTTGCGAAGGACAAATGCTACGGAAGAGAGAATCTCATGA
- a CDS encoding methyl-accepting chemotaxis protein has translation MRKLIKFIIFGLEGFNYGIGFPTLLAYIYFFTEWSGEEFQIILISTSISVFFIIIFGITFYWIRFASISRIGKPECTKRDQIKAYFWLDHLAQVAMIDVIIRYAIGYLFVLGSLYFYQHSKNFVLMSEMGIGLCLTLAFTVIFQSIFIDHVENKFNTKGILLSIRLDHHKSINTRKLSRNLGFQTVLSFLAAILVLFIINYRMNFKQELDLVHTSMEQSVMDSETLMRVTLVDFRDRLTLSIFAENKLKDKIVRKDLQGIRSVLNEIQLKSTNHAVEALFFYKPDEGIFVSTNEYDRSKTGSIFFIEDVDLAKQGPLRHTSIRSKISGDIVSPYTLPVYQNDQFLGYVGGFLNIGKLSSFILGNIKIGTSGKVGFFDGDGTIVYYTNKKEIGNNAKSKLVFDTPFQKEDALGFIDSSEDGTLKRIFYVKNPEFNYIIYCIFENAELYEKTLTSLFTTLGISIIVLLLIGFITVIVIESKLKPLERIRVRIAEMVKGNLQSDFYDASRDEIGSMANAMFDFQTKLRQIVNQTQTVSNELTNTSSDIYESMLSLSDAAQNQAASSEEISASVEEITAGIESVAQRTETQSFTLVSLMKKMTELNHAVSEIDKKFQVADVRVEEITNDAKLGEKSLGEMKLSMDKIYQSSSEMTNVVEIIHNISEQINLLALNAAIEAARAGVSGRGFAVVADEISKLADKTAKSIDDIEELIKQNEGEIKQGQEKIDQSIVILSETISGVNSINQMTKEIRSVVRKQIETNEEVNEGVTQIRELSEMIKEATDEQKMAMLEISRSMAEINNHAQTTAMSSEGTKSSSQTMNQLSESLRREINYFHV, from the coding sequence ATGCGTAAATTGATCAAATTTATAATTTTTGGTCTAGAAGGTTTTAATTACGGAATCGGCTTCCCCACTCTCCTTGCTTATATTTACTTTTTTACTGAATGGTCGGGAGAAGAATTTCAAATTATTCTAATTTCGACATCTATTTCTGTCTTTTTTATCATTATTTTCGGTATCACTTTCTATTGGATCCGGTTTGCTTCCATAAGTCGAATAGGAAAACCAGAATGTACCAAACGAGATCAAATTAAGGCCTATTTTTGGTTGGATCATTTGGCCCAAGTGGCCATGATCGATGTCATCATTCGCTATGCGATTGGATATTTATTTGTCCTTGGATCTTTATACTTTTACCAACATTCCAAAAACTTTGTCCTCATGAGTGAAATGGGAATTGGCCTTTGTCTGACCTTAGCTTTCACAGTCATCTTCCAATCTATTTTTATTGACCATGTCGAAAACAAATTCAATACCAAAGGAATTCTACTTTCGATTCGGCTAGACCACCACAAAAGCATCAATACAAGAAAACTTTCCCGGAATTTAGGTTTCCAAACTGTCCTCTCTTTTCTTGCGGCTATCCTTGTTTTGTTTATCATCAATTACCGGATGAATTTTAAACAAGAATTAGACTTGGTACATACCAGTATGGAACAATCTGTGATGGATTCAGAAACACTCATGCGTGTGACCCTTGTTGACTTTCGGGATAGGCTGACTCTTTCTATATTTGCAGAAAACAAACTGAAAGACAAAATTGTTCGTAAAGATTTACAAGGGATTCGTTCGGTTCTAAACGAAATCCAATTAAAAAGTACAAACCATGCAGTGGAAGCCCTCTTCTTTTACAAACCTGACGAAGGAATTTTTGTTTCAACAAATGAATACGATCGTTCTAAAACTGGTAGCATATTTTTTATTGAGGATGTGGACTTAGCAAAACAAGGTCCACTCAGACATACAAGCATTCGTTCAAAAATTTCTGGTGACATCGTTTCTCCTTATACCCTTCCCGTTTACCAAAATGATCAATTTTTAGGTTATGTTGGGGGATTTTTAAACATTGGAAAACTCTCTAGTTTTATTTTAGGTAATATTAAAATTGGAACTTCAGGAAAGGTTGGTTTTTTTGATGGAGATGGAACCATCGTATATTATACAAATAAAAAAGAAATCGGAAACAACGCAAAATCAAAGTTAGTTTTCGATACACCTTTTCAAAAAGAAGATGCTCTTGGTTTTATAGATTCCTCTGAAGACGGAACTCTCAAACGGATTTTTTATGTAAAAAATCCAGAGTTTAATTATATCATCTACTGCATTTTTGAAAATGCCGAACTATATGAAAAAACTCTCACAAGTTTATTCACAACACTCGGGATTTCGATTATCGTTCTACTCCTGATTGGATTTATCACTGTCATTGTAATTGAATCCAAACTCAAACCTTTAGAAAGAATTAGAGTTAGAATTGCAGAAATGGTAAAGGGGAATTTACAATCCGATTTTTATGACGCAAGTCGCGATGAAATAGGAAGTATGGCAAATGCGATGTTTGACTTCCAAACCAAACTACGCCAAATCGTAAACCAAACCCAAACCGTTTCCAACGAACTCACAAACACAAGTTCCGATATTTACGAATCAATGTTGTCTTTATCGGATGCAGCTCAAAACCAAGCAGCAAGTAGCGAAGAAATTTCTGCTTCAGTTGAGGAAATTACAGCGGGGATTGAAAGTGTAGCACAAAGAACTGAAACTCAATCTTTTACCTTAGTTTCTCTTATGAAAAAAATGACAGAGCTCAATCATGCTGTATCGGAAATTGACAAAAAATTCCAAGTTGCTGATGTGCGAGTGGAAGAAATCACAAACGACGCCAAGCTAGGAGAAAAGTCCTTGGGAGAAATGAAACTTTCAATGGACAAAATTTATCAATCTTCCTCGGAAATGACAAACGTCGTTGAAATCATTCATAATATCTCGGAACAAATCAACTTACTCGCGTTAAACGCAGCCATTGAAGCAGCGAGAGCCGGAGTGAGTGGTCGAGGATTTGCTGTGGTTGCCGATGAAATTTCCAAACTCGCAGACAAAACTGCAAAGTCCATTGATGATATCGAAGAGCTCATCAAACAGAATGAAGGTGAGATCAAACAAGGTCAGGAAAAAATCGACCAGTCCATTGTGATTTTAAGTGAAACCATATCTGGGGTAAACTCAATCAATCAAATGACAAAAGAAATTCGTTCTGTAGTCAGAAAACAAATTGAAACCAACGAAGAAGTCAACGAAGGTGTCACACAAATTCGTGAACTTTCGGAAATGATCAAAGAAGCCACTGATGAACAAAAAATGGCCATGCTTGAAATTTCCCGATCAATGGCAGAAATCAATAACCATGCACAAACCACAGCGATGTCGAGTGAAGGAACCAAATCTAGTTCTCAAACCATGAACCAACTATCCGAAAGCCTCAGAAGAGAGATCAACTATTTCCATGTCTAA
- the gap gene encoding type I glyceraldehyde-3-phosphate dehydrogenase — MVKIAINGFGRIGRLVLRSGIKDPNLEFVAINDLVTPDNLSYLFKYDSTHGRFDGEVSHTDNEIIIDGKKVKTFSERDPEKLPWKELGVDFVIESTGLFTDRVGAEKHIKAGAKKVVISAPAKDKDIPTFVMGVNHEKYDAGKDNVVSNASCTTNCLAPITKVVLDNFGIVEGLMTTIHAMTATQPTVDGPSKKDFRGGRGAAQNIIPASTGAAKAVGLCIPEVNGKLTGMSFRVPTPDVSVVDLTVRTEKPTSLAEIKKKMKEASEGSMKGILGYTEDMVVSNDFLGDIRSSIFDADACIELSSTFFKLVSWYDNEMGYSNRVLDLVRYMAKKG; from the coding sequence ATGGTAAAAATCGCAATCAATGGTTTTGGTCGCATTGGACGACTTGTACTTCGATCCGGAATCAAAGATCCCAATTTAGAATTTGTCGCAATCAACGACCTTGTAACACCAGACAATCTTTCTTATCTTTTCAAATATGACTCTACTCACGGTCGATTCGACGGTGAAGTTTCTCACACAGACAACGAAATCATTATCGATGGCAAAAAAGTAAAAACCTTCTCTGAAAGAGACCCAGAAAAACTCCCATGGAAAGAACTTGGAGTGGACTTTGTGATCGAATCCACAGGTCTTTTCACTGACCGAGTGGGTGCAGAAAAACACATCAAAGCTGGTGCCAAAAAAGTGGTCATCTCTGCTCCTGCAAAGGACAAAGACATCCCTACTTTTGTAATGGGAGTAAACCACGAGAAGTATGATGCCGGAAAAGACAATGTTGTCTCGAATGCATCTTGTACTACAAACTGCCTGGCTCCGATCACAAAAGTGGTTCTTGACAACTTTGGAATCGTAGAAGGACTCATGACTACCATCCACGCGATGACAGCAACCCAACCGACTGTTGACGGACCTTCTAAAAAAGACTTCCGTGGTGGACGTGGTGCCGCTCAAAACATCATCCCTGCATCAACTGGTGCTGCCAAAGCAGTAGGACTTTGTATCCCTGAAGTGAACGGAAAACTCACTGGTATGAGCTTCCGAGTTCCAACACCGGATGTTTCCGTTGTGGACTTAACGGTTCGCACTGAAAAACCAACTAGCCTCGCAGAAATCAAAAAGAAAATGAAAGAAGCAAGTGAAGGTTCCATGAAAGGAATCCTTGGTTACACAGAAGATATGGTAGTTTCCAACGACTTCCTTGGAGACATTCGTTCTTCTATCTTTGATGCCGATGCTTGTATTGAACTTAGCTCCACTTTTTTCAAACTTGTTTCTTGGTATGACAATGAAATGGGATACTCTAACCGAGTGTTAGATCTCGTACGTTACATGGCAAAAAAAGGCTAA
- a CDS encoding DUF4401 domain-containing protein: MKSYFYIEILSFLGSLLAGGFFLLCLLVIGLLNNYEVDLYLGLFLMIFVSVISFVFNNSKRETLGPVLFSFLNQGFCLFLFGVQKTFQPKDTSFLWLILGFQLIFFFFVSNPIQRFLSPILFFVFASVLLLEYKLLYFFPLLTTVCLCLLFYFSLPKKTQEPFRHLPHSLGISLLLLVGFSFFPELKEISWVSKSQSVVLLLAGSYLLYKELVPKISNFSVLLFFIFYTLIFFPTIQTPGIITSSFLFLLGFARGHSFLFYLAWVSFLLFYFGFYYDLETTLLEKAKLMISSSFLFFVAYLFLRFSPLGKTR; encoded by the coding sequence ATGAAATCATACTTTTACATAGAGATTTTGAGTTTTTTAGGCTCCCTTCTTGCCGGCGGTTTTTTTCTACTTTGTTTACTTGTAATTGGATTATTAAATAATTACGAAGTTGATCTGTATTTAGGTTTGTTTCTGATGATTTTTGTTTCTGTTATCTCTTTTGTTTTTAACAATTCGAAACGAGAAACACTAGGCCCAGTTTTATTTTCTTTTTTAAACCAAGGATTTTGTTTATTTCTTTTTGGAGTACAGAAAACCTTTCAGCCAAAAGATACTTCTTTTCTTTGGTTGATTCTCGGTTTTCAACTGATTTTCTTTTTCTTTGTATCCAATCCCATCCAAAGATTTCTTTCCCCAATCCTTTTCTTTGTTTTTGCCAGTGTTTTACTTTTAGAATATAAATTACTCTATTTTTTTCCTCTCCTTACCACCGTTTGTTTGTGTTTGTTGTTTTATTTTAGTCTTCCAAAAAAAACACAGGAACCCTTCCGTCATCTTCCCCACTCACTCGGCATTTCTTTGCTTTTATTGGTGGGTTTTTCATTTTTCCCAGAACTAAAAGAAATCTCTTGGGTTTCCAAATCCCAGTCCGTCGTTTTATTGTTAGCGGGAAGTTATTTATTATACAAAGAACTTGTTCCTAAAATTAGCAATTTTTCCGTTTTACTGTTTTTTATTTTCTACACTTTGATTTTTTTCCCAACGATCCAAACACCAGGGATCATCACCTCCTCTTTTCTTTTCCTTTTGGGATTTGCAAGAGGGCATTCCTTTTTATTTTATCTGGCTTGGGTTAGCTTTCTTCTCTTCTATTTTGGATTCTATTATGATTTAGAAACCACTCTCTTGGAAAAAGCAAAACTGATGATAAGCTCTTCTTTTTTATTTTTTGTGGCTTATCTATTTTTAAGATTTTCACCTTTGGGAAAAACAAGATGA
- the tpiA gene encoding triose-phosphate isomerase: MRKKIIAGNWKMNLTLAEASAITKGLVSATNSSSYEVMVFPSALHLETVSSLTKGSKLIVGAQNAYQSGLTAMTGEISPTQLEEIGIQTVLVGHSERRQFLGETSEFDNQKILYFLKAGLRVVYCVGETWAEREKGNTFSVLEDQIKKGLKDITSDLFSKLVIAYEPVWAIGTGKVATPVEAEEAHAFIRKEIGNLFVGAATIAENIQILYGGSVKPDNIKELLAKPNIDGGLVGGASQKLDSFLGLLK; encoded by the coding sequence ATGAGAAAGAAGATCATTGCGGGAAACTGGAAAATGAATTTAACCTTGGCGGAAGCTTCAGCCATCACCAAAGGTTTGGTTTCCGCAACTAACTCCTCTTCCTACGAAGTTATGGTTTTCCCAAGTGCTTTGCATTTGGAAACTGTATCTTCCCTAACCAAAGGATCCAAACTGATTGTAGGTGCACAGAACGCTTACCAATCAGGACTCACTGCGATGACGGGAGAAATTTCCCCTACCCAACTGGAGGAAATCGGAATCCAGACGGTTCTTGTGGGTCACTCCGAAAGACGTCAATTCCTTGGAGAAACTTCCGAGTTTGACAATCAGAAGATATTATACTTTTTGAAAGCTGGTCTCCGTGTAGTCTATTGTGTCGGAGAAACCTGGGCGGAAAGAGAAAAAGGAAACACCTTCTCTGTGTTAGAAGACCAAATTAAAAAAGGTCTGAAAGACATTACAAGTGATCTCTTCTCTAAACTTGTGATCGCTTATGAACCGGTTTGGGCGATTGGAACGGGAAAGGTAGCCACTCCTGTTGAAGCAGAAGAAGCACATGCCTTTATTCGCAAAGAGATTGGAAATTTGTTCGTTGGTGCGGCAACAATCGCGGAGAACATTCAAATTCTTTATGGTGGTTCCGTAAAACCGGACAATATCAAAGAATTGCTCGCCAAACCAAATATTGACGGAGGCCTCGTGGGAGGAGCCAGTCAAAAATTAGATTCATTTTTAGGACTTTTAAAATAA
- a CDS encoding GDYXXLXY domain-containing protein has protein sequence MRHKWFVLLFLNFLVFTGFFTYSVWEKEKIRKTGRLFFLPLVLSDPRSLFQGDYMILNYDWQVLETEENANAPKRGCLVFRIQKEELVPIRLQKDFTNLSFGEHCLKYYRSGFQLKIGAESYFFQEGDASLDSEAKFAGIRFLEADNSGDKLLIGLFDKNKQKLGQKKGTKSKKGKN, from the coding sequence ATGAGACACAAATGGTTTGTTTTACTCTTCCTGAACTTTTTGGTTTTTACTGGATTTTTTACATACTCCGTATGGGAAAAAGAAAAAATTCGGAAAACAGGAAGGCTTTTTTTTTTACCCTTAGTTCTAAGTGATCCAAGGTCTCTTTTCCAAGGTGATTATATGATCTTAAACTATGACTGGCAAGTTTTGGAAACAGAGGAAAATGCAAATGCTCCCAAACGTGGTTGTCTGGTATTTCGAATTCAAAAAGAAGAGTTAGTGCCCATTCGATTGCAGAAGGACTTTACCAACTTGTCTTTCGGCGAACATTGTTTAAAGTATTATCGTAGTGGGTTTCAATTGAAGATCGGTGCCGAATCGTATTTTTTCCAAGAAGGTGACGCTTCTCTTGATTCGGAAGCAAAATTTGCGGGTATTCGTTTTTTGGAAGCTGACAACAGTGGAGACAAACTCCTAATCGGGTTGTTTGATAAAAACAAACAAAAGTTAGGTCAAAAAAAGGGAACTAAATCCAAAAAAGGAAAAAACTAA
- the secG gene encoding preprotein translocase subunit SecG, whose protein sequence is MGFFAGTILTLFILLSLFLILLVMIQTGKGGSAGMLGGSTASQSVFGASTADVMTKTTRVAAILFIVLSLALSFVFAKKDEVLVPDVEPSLEAPVETDGTPSEVPAPTTP, encoded by the coding sequence ATGGGATTTTTTGCAGGAACCATCCTCACACTTTTTATTCTACTTTCACTCTTTCTCATCCTACTTGTGATGATCCAAACAGGAAAAGGCGGAAGCGCTGGAATGCTTGGCGGATCTACAGCGAGCCAATCTGTCTTTGGCGCATCCACAGCTGATGTAATGACAAAAACAACAAGAGTGGCAGCCATTCTATTCATCGTTCTTTCTTTGGCCCTATCTTTTGTTTTTGCAAAAAAAGACGAAGTGTTGGTTCCCGATGTAGAACCAAGTTTAGAAGCTCCGGTAGAAACTGATGGAACACCTTCCGAAGTACCGGCTCCTACTACTCCTTAG